From Oryctolagus cuniculus chromosome 17, mOryCun1.1, whole genome shotgun sequence, a single genomic window includes:
- the SGCA gene encoding alpha-sarcoglycan precursor (The RefSeq protein has 3 substitutions compared to this genomic sequence), with translation MAAAALLWLPLLVGCLAGPGGTEAQQTTLYPLVGRVFVHTLEPASFLHLPEHAAPATIPVTYHAHLQGHPDLPRWLRYTQRSPHHPGFLYGAATPEDRGRQVIEVTAYNRDSFDTAGQSLVLLIRDPEGSPLPYQTEFLVRSHDVEEVLPPTPASHFLTALAGLWEPGELKLLNITSALDRGGRVPLPIGGQKEGVYIKVGSASPFSTCLKMVASPDSHARCARGQPPLLSCYDTLAPHFRVDWCNVSLVDTSVPEPVDEVPTPGDGILEHDPFFCPPTEATARDFLADALVTLLVPLLVALLLALLLAYIMCCRREGRLKRDLATSDIQMVHHCTIHENTEELRQMAASREVPRPLFPLPMFNVRTGERMPPRVDSAQVPLILDQH, from the exons ATGGCGGCGGCCGCgctcctctggctccctctccTTGTGG GCTGCCTGGCAGGCCCGGGAGGCACCGAGGCCCAGCAGACCACCCTGTACCCACTTGTGGGCCGCGTCTTCGTGCACACCTTGGAGCCTGCGAGCTTCCTGCACCTCCCGGAGCACG CTGCCCCAGCCACCATCCCCGTCACCTACCACGCCCACCTCCAAGGACACCCAGACCTGCCTCGGTGGCTCCGCTACACCCAGCGCAGCCCCCACCACCCTGGCTTCCTGTACGGCGCAGCCACCCCAGAGGATCGTGGACGCCAGGTCATCGAG GTCACCGCCTACAACCGCGACAGCTTCGACACCGCCCGACAGAGCCTGGTGCTGCTGATCCGGGACCCAGAAG GGTCCCCACTGCCctaccagactgagttcctggtgcGTAGCCACGATGTGGAAGAGGTGCTGCCCCCGACACCCGCCAGCCACTTCCTCACGGCCTTGGCGGGGCTCTGGGAGCCCGGCGAGCTCAAGCTGCTCAACATCACTTCAGCCTTGGATCGTGGGGGCCGTGTCCCCCTTCCCATCGGGGGCCAAAAGGAAGG GGTATACATCAAGGTGGGCTCCGCCTCACCCTTCTCCACCTGCCTGAAGATGGTGGCGTCCCCTGACAGCCATGCCCGCTGTGCCCGGGGCCAGCCTCCGCTTCTGTCCTGCTACGACACCTTGGCTCCTCATTTCCGCGTTGACTGGTGCAATGTGTCCCTG GTGGATACGTCAGTGCCAGAGCCGGTGGATGAGGTGCCCACCCCAGGCGATGGGATTCTGGAGCACGACCCCTTCTTCTGCCCTCCCACCGAGGCCACTGCCCGAGACTTCCTGGCAGACGCCCTGGTCACCCTGCTGGTGCCCCTGCTGGTGGCCCTGCTACTTGCCCTGCTGCTGGCCTACATCATGTGCTGCCGACGGGAGGGGCG GCTGAAGAGAGATCTGGCCACTTCTGA catccaGATGGTCCACCATTGCACCATCCACGAGAACACGGAGGAGCTACGGCAGATGGCAGCCAGCCGCGAGGTGCCCCGGCCACTCTCCACCCTGCCCATGTTCAACGTGCGCACGGGTGAGCGGATGCCTCCTCGGGTGGACAGCGCCCAGGTGCCCCTCATCCTGGACCAGCACTGA
- the LOC103351548 gene encoding histone H1.9 — translation MQKDAPLLPTSAPLASDASLGGSHQASTSGLTNNETGPRSHPKIHRKPSMSKVILGVLANKGKRSRVSQATLKKAVAATGYNMARNTGRFKLALTKLVDKGMLKQVTGKGASGSFRLSRKQASKFKLKAKKRQQRRRKSGQRRPRQRKSLLSSTEGQKQHIKGVRRVAKCRPRQRKSLLSSTEGQKQHIKGVRRVAKCSHN, via the coding sequence ATGCAGAAAGACgctcctctgctgcccacatCAGCACCCTTGGCCTCGGACGCCAGCCTGGGTGGAAGCCACCAGGCCAGCACCTCAGGACTCACCAACAATGAGACCGGGCCCCGCAGCCACCCCAAAATCCACCGGAAGCCCAGCATGTCCAAGGTGATCCTGGGGGTTCTGGCCAACAAAGGGAAACGCAGCCGCGTGTCTCAGGCCACGCTGAAGAAGGCGGTGGCTGCCACCGGCTACAACATGGCCCGCAACACCGGGCGCTTCAAGCTCGCACTCACCAAGCTGGTGGACAAGGGGATGCTCAAGCAGGTGACCGGCAAGGGCGCCTCGGGCTCCTTCCGCCTAAGCAGGAAGCAAGCCTCCAAGTTCAAGCTCAAGGCCAAGAAacggcagcagcggcggcggaaGTCTGGGCAGCGCCGGCCTAGACAGCGCAAGTCCCTGCTGAGCTCCACAGAGGGTCAAAAACAGCATATCAAAGGGGTTCGCAGGGTGGCCAAATGCCGGCCTAGACAGCGCAAGTCCCTGCTGAGCTCCACAGAGGGTCAAAAACAGCATATCAAAGGGGTTCGCAGGGTGGCCAAATGCAGCCACAATTAA